The genomic stretch aAAGAGGTAAAACAAGTAGAATGACCATAATGCCCTTAAACAGGCGCAGTTCTACTGTAACTAGAACTGCCCATCTCGGCATCCCCAGCAGCGGCAGTGCCATTGTCTTCCACATTCTCCCCCGACATTTCCTCGAGCGATTTCCCCTTCGACTCCGGCACCAAGAACGTACACAACAACCCCAAGAAATTTATACACCCCAACAAGATAAGGGAATTCCTCATCCCAATCCCGGCCGGATACCCATGATCGGCCTTCGCTTTATCTTGACTCTGGGCTGCGTACAAGAACCCAAACGCCCCCACGATCGCCCCCGCCTTCCCCGCAGCTGCTGAAATCCCATGGCATGTCGATCTCAATCGAGCTGGGAAAATCTCCGCCGGCACCACAAACGTAGTGCTGTTCGGCCCGAAATTAGAGAAGAAGAACGTCAGCGCGTACATGATCACGAACCCGATCCGATTCTCACTCAATGTCCAGTGGTGATATGGGATCGCCAGCGCAAACATGAAAACCGTCATGAAGAAGAATCCCATCAGCTGGATTGTAAACCGTCCAAAATGATCTATGAGTGCGACGGTGAACCAGTATCCAGGAACGGTGCTGCAGAGTGCGATGAGTGTCTGGGCACGCGCGATCTTGTAAACCTCCTCGATTGCGTTCATTGTCTGGGCTGGTGGGATCCATCCAACTGCGCTGAAGATGTCTTTCTGGAATAGATTGGAGCTGTAGAAGGCAATGTCGAGCAGGAACCATGTGCTCGTGGTTCCAAGCAGGTGAAGCCCATGCCTGCGCATGAACTCCTTGGAGAAAAGCCCGAATGAGTTCGACTCGTCCTGCGCCAGTTTCTCGATCTTTTCCTGCTCAGCTTCGATTTCCACTTGCAAGACATTGGACATGTCTGCTGCTGCCTTCTTCGCGTTCTTCGCAACTAGGGCTGTGTAACGGGCTGTTTCGGGCATCTTCATCCGCCAGTAGTAGGTGAGCGCGGCTGGGAGTGACCCGAACATGAGGATGAGTCTCCAGACATAGTCTGCCTCAGGAACCGTGGACGCCGCCCCGACAACCGAGTACGGTGGGGTGGGGTACTTGGCCTTGAACGCGGCTGAAACGATGATCGCGACCATCCCGCCGGCTAGGATTCCGAAGCCCTGCATGGCGAAGACGGCAGCGATGAATGCGCCACGAGTCTTCTTGTTGGCATACTCGGACATGATGGTGGCCGAGAGCGGGTAGTCTCCACCGATTCCAAACCCGAGCCAGAAGCGGAAGAAACAGAGAGTGCTCATGACGGCCTTGGCTGACCTGCCGAAGGAGAGAGCGGATGCGACCGAGCAGATGACCATGACCATGAGGGTCATGCCGTAGACGCGCTTGCGGCCCATCTTGTCACCGAGCCAACCGAAGAAGAGCTGGCCGGCGAGGGTGCCGCAGAGGGCAACACCGTTAACGGATGCAGAGACGTTGGGGGGAAGGGTGCCGGGTTTGGCTGAGCCGTCGACCGTGTAGTAGATGCGGCCGAGGAGCTTGGTGACGAGGGAGATGCAGAAGAGATCATAGGCATCTGTGAAGAAGCCCATGCCAGCAATTACAATCGCCGTGAAATGGTACCATTGGGTCTTGGCGACATCGAGTGCATTCAGAACCTCGAGCTGTTCTCTTGCCATGGTTCTTCTCCTCTGCAAGAAGCTGAACTGAGTCAGCTGAGTTTTGAGAGTTTTGGTGGGTCGGTTTTAAGGACTCGCTGAGTTAACTCGGGCGAGTCTTTTGATTCAAGAATTTGAACTAGGGCTGAAAGCTGGTCGGGTTGACccgtgaccgacctgacattgggttaggTACAGGACGATGTATCGGGTTCGGTCTCGAGCTCCCGATAAAACCTATGTTGGGGTCTTAAGTTGGCTGACCAACTCAAACTCGAACTCAATCGGTATATAacttacttataaattataattgaattgGTCTGCGCCATTTTTTATGGCTCAAGCTAAAAGGATAAGGCGGATTTCTCTCTCCCGAAGTGCTATGGGACATCACTTTTAAAGGAATAGTTGTCCCGTATTTTATTAAAGTAATTGTCCTCTAttttagcttcttcttttttttttttcttttcctttttttgttaacttgttagtacacacactgtcagtagccacccccactagcttgtttgtttagaaaaaaataaaatcccttacggagaatatatatatatatatatatatatatatatatatatatatatatatatatatatatagatatataggaAAAAGCTACTATGCGCTGGACCGCACGATTAGCTCCTGTGAGGTTaaactgtgtgggccctaccgtgatgcgtgtcgaccatcatcatcgtgtatttgatgggtcccctttaaattatgggatatcctaaaactTAGCTGTATGcgaaagtcaggtgggccataccatctaaaattatatgaagacaccgttaaaacatataaaagcacttggtggggctcacctgaaatttgcatgcatttgaaacttggtctgaaccctcatgcaagtgggacacacataatggatgggctggatttgcaaaccacatctcagtgggcccaaaaaataattatgaatgttttaatggtgcacggcccctctccacttctgtatgtggtgtggcccacacaagtcacggattgacttgatttttgagacctagcccacgatggaatggtgcatctaactgatggggtagatgttcgaaaaacatcacggtggggcccacacagctcgacctcatgagatggactcatgaggtcgagcacatagaaccttttcccatatatatatatatatatatatatatatatatatatatatatatatatatatataaaataagctTATATTGAGATATAATGGATTAATGTAATAATCaaaatattaacatgtatccacccgaccagcCGTTTGAGCCCGCTTGGGTCGAGAACTCCTAACCTGATGTTGGGTTGAGTTAAGGTTAAGGTACAGGAAGCTTTGCTTTAGGCTGGGATTGAGCACCAactaaacccaacccaacccggccCAACCTACCCGACTTGCAACCCTAATTTGAACTCACTGAGGTAAGGTTAACGAGGATGGGGAAATATATGATCATCAAGGACAGCATGCTCGGGTTTTCAGGTTGTAAAAGTGCggcccatggtttgatgatcAGATCATTGGTATGGTGGGCCAAGCCTGGATGGACTGATAGTACTAACTTTCAATCTGTAGCTTGCGAATAGATGGTCCACGTTCAACTGAAAACAAGGCCCAAGGTCGTTGGCTAGAATCTTGATTTAGCCCATCAAAACAGTGCTTTGGATAGCTGGaacgtgggccacacatgcacaagtcCAAACATGAAAGATTCATTCAATTGAAAGTAAGGCCGTAGATCGATGGCTAGGATCTCAAGATGTAGGCGGCCTTGAAGGGTTGTGGCACAATTCAACCACTTTCGGGCccagcggatggacggtttggatcatcagggCAGGTAATGGTCCGCGGATTACTAGACGGCTGAGTTTTCGCAGACAGAAGAATTGCTGGCAGAATCAAGATCATTGGCTTGAtgggccatagcctccatgacCACGCACCAAAAATTTCCCGTAAAAGATCCTACACATCAGATCTTTAGCCTTTCCAATCAGAAAGTTAGGATTCGACAAAGGACACTATTTGGTAATAATCTacccacggtggggcccattagaTAAATGGTCCAGATCAGTAAAGAAAAGGCCCAACGTCGGTAATTCATCGAAATACCGAGGGGCATTCTTGTCACATTAGGATATTCTCTTTCCGTCTTTTTCCAACTACATGAATCGTCCAGGAAACCCGGGAAAGTTCAATTCTTAAAGCGTGGCGGTTGACCGTAGCTCATAggcctatgtgggacccaccgtgatgtccgTCCATCAGCTGTGCCAGCTCAATATACGATGTGGAGCCAGAAATCAGGATGATGCAAAACTCcagtgggctacaccacaaggAACGGTGGGGATGAAATCTCCAACGActtaaaaccttcctggggcccacggTTACGTTCACATGCTATCAACCCATTCAGAAGGTGAATCCGGAATCCAAAAtttcggtgggacccacaaaggtttcaatggtggccgtccgttggcctacttgatcttttcgATCGATCTATTTTTGTACGGAGGAcggtggacccacagaacttcGTTGTTGCACGCTCTGCAACATGTGTTTTGGGAACCGCATCCATCGGACGGTTCCCATCATCGGACCATCTCATCACGTGGGCCCAAATCCGCAAGACACGCTGGAGGTCTTGAGTCGTGCGAAGAGGCGAAACGGATTCCAGAAGAATCGGTTATGCCATAGCCAGACTGCCCACACGTGTGTTCATCGCCGGATGATCACAACCGCCCGTCTTCTatatgatcctgaccattgatacGGTTTGCTCAATCTTGAGCGTAAAACAGACAACTCTTAATGGTCCCCATTCAGATCcacaaatcaacggtcagatttctcCTTTCACCGTGATTATTGGATCGCAAATCGTTTCGAATAGCACCCAGAGAATGGACCGTTTAGACCCCGAAACCGTATCTGTATGTTGGCCCACGGAAATTTCCCcaaagaaagaaatcaagaaaacCAAATCcctaatggagagagagagagagagagagagagagagagagagagtaacctGGTTTGAGCTTTCcttcacaagagagagagagagtaacctGGTTTGAGCTTTCcttcacgagagagagagagagagagagagagaggtgttgtgTTGGAGTTGGAGGGAAAGAAGGGGGAGCCGTTGCGTATTTAAGTGCACCGCTGTCGAGAGTAAGGGACAGGCACAGAACGGAACCTTCGGAGGTATATTCCGTTTTCACAGTCAATATCTCCAGACGCCGTTTTCCTTTCTTTGAGGGTTCTGTTATAGTCAGCTTCTCTAAAATAATACGTCTCAACGCATTTCCAAATTAGTGCCTCGTGTTTCTGGCCGTTGGATCTCTAACAAGCCAGATCTATGATGCCAGCGCAACCCACAATGGTCGCGAATTGCCTGCGCCCCGTACAGAGGAATTTCCTATTGTcggaagctctgtggggcccacagagattcctgtgataaatccactccgtccatcagtttataAACATTgat from Magnolia sinica isolate HGM2019 chromosome 17, MsV1, whole genome shotgun sequence encodes the following:
- the LOC131231493 gene encoding inorganic phosphate transporter 1-4-like; protein product: MAREQLEVLNALDVAKTQWYHFTAIVIAGMGFFTDAYDLFCISLVTKLLGRIYYTVDGSAKPGTLPPNVSASVNGVALCGTLAGQLFFGWLGDKMGRKRVYGMTLMVMVICSVASALSFGRSAKAVMSTLCFFRFWLGFGIGGDYPLSATIMSEYANKKTRGAFIAAVFAMQGFGILAGGMVAIIVSAAFKAKYPTPPYSVVGAASTVPEADYVWRLILMFGSLPAALTYYWRMKMPETARYTALVAKNAKKAAADMSNVLQVEIEAEQEKIEKLAQDESNSFGLFSKEFMRRHGLHLLGTTSTWFLLDIAFYSSNLFQKDIFSAVGWIPPAQTMNAIEEVYKIARAQTLIALCSTVPGYWFTVALIDHFGRFTIQLMGFFFMTVFMFALAIPYHHWTLSENRIGFVIMYALTFFFSNFGPNSTTFVVPAEIFPARLRSTCHGISAAAGKAGAIVGAFGFLYAAQSQDKAKADHGYPAGIGMRNSLILLGCINFLGLLCTFLVPESKGKSLEEMSGENVEDNGTAAAGDAEMGSSSYSRTAPV